In Phyllostomus discolor isolate MPI-MPIP mPhyDis1 chromosome 3, mPhyDis1.pri.v3, whole genome shotgun sequence, a single genomic region encodes these proteins:
- the LOC118499667 gene encoding 60S ribosomal protein L13a-like — translation MLPHKTKRGQAALDRLKVFDGIPPPYDKKKRMVVPAALKVVRLKPTRKFAYLGRLAHEVGWKYQAVTATLEEKRKEKAKIHYRKKKQLMRLRKQAEKNLEKKIDTYTEVLKTHGLLV, via the coding sequence ATGCTGCCCCACAAGACCAAGCGAGGCCAGGCTGCCTTGGACCGCCTCAAGGTGTTCGATGGGATCCCACCGCCCTATGACAAGAAAAAGCGAATGGTGGTCCCTGCGGCCCTCAAGGTGGTGCGTCTGAAGCCCACACGGAAGTTTGCCTACCTGGGGCGCCTGGCCCATGAGGTCGGCTGGAAGTACCAGGCAGTGACAGCCACtctggaggagaagaggaaggagaaggccaAGATCCATTACCGGAAGAAAAAGCAACTCATGAGGCTACGGAAACAGGCCGAAAAGAACTTGGAGAAGAAAATTGACACATACACAGAGGTCCTCAAGACCCACGGACTCCTAGTCTGA
- the LOC114496168 gene encoding 60S ribosomal protein L13a-like, whose product MAEGQVPVLDGGGHLLGRLAAIVAKQVLLGRKVVVVRCEGINISGNFYRNKLKYLAFLRKRMNTNPSRRPYHFRAPSCIFWRTV is encoded by the coding sequence ATGGCGGAGGGGCAGGTCCCGGTGCTCGATGGCGGAGGCCATCTCCTGGGCCGCCTAGCGGCCATCGTGGCCAAGCAGGTGCTGCTGGGCcggaaggtggtggtggtgcgCTGTGAGGGCATCAACATTTCTGGCAACTTCTACAGAAATAAGCTGAAGTACCTGGCCTTCCTCCGTAAGCGGATGAACACCAACCCGTCTCGTCGCCCTTACCACTTTCGAGCCCCCAGCTGCATCTTTTGGCGAACCGTGTGA